In Deinococcus yavapaiensis KR-236, one genomic interval encodes:
- a CDS encoding WGxxGxxG family protein, producing the protein LVALPMPAFAQTDDTGTTTDTTTGTTDTTGTTDTTGTGTTNNTNDNGNDFPWGLLGLLGLAGLAGLRRNERREVHLGGPTDGPRR; encoded by the coding sequence CTGGTCGCCTTGCCGATGCCTGCGTTTGCTCAAACCGACGATACCGGCACCACGACCGACACCACGACCGGAACGACCGACACGACCGGAACGACTGATACGACCGGGACGGGTACCACGAACAATACGAACGACAACGGCAACGACTTCCCGTGGGGCCTGCTCGGACTGTTGGGCTTGGCGGGCTTAGCGGGTCTGCGCCGCAACGAGCGCCGTGAAGTGCACCTCGGCGGTCCGACCGACGGTCCTCGTCGCTGA